From the Nostoc sp. PCC 7107 genome, the window CCAGTTCATTCTTGATATTGCTGGGGACAATTCTCGCTACGACGAAATGCGTCATCGAGTTATGGAAGCGATGCGGAATAGCTTCCGGCCAGAATTCCTCAACCGCATTGATGAACTGATCATCTTCCACAGCTTAGATAAAAAAGAACTGCGCCATATTGTGCAGTTGCAAGTAGGAAGATTAAGAGAAAGATTGAGTGATACCTCCAGTGGGCTTCGCCAACGCAAAATATCTCTCAAACTCGCCGATGCGGCGCTGGACTTCTTGGCTGAAGTTGGTTATGACCCTGTATTTGGCGCACGTCCACTCAAACGCGCAATCCAGCGTGAGTTAGAAACGCAAATTGCTAAAGCCATCCTGCGCGGCGAATTCCACGACGGCGACACCATTTTTGTCGATGTGCAGAATGAACGCCTAGCTTTTAGCCGTTTACCTGTGGAAGTATTTAGCAGTTAAGTTAAGATTATTTCACTAAAAAATGCAGAGGTTCGCCTTTGCATTTTTTGGTGTTGCTGATTAGTGGGATGTTTTTTGTTTCGCGCATTCGCCGCAAGGCGTTCTCGCAGAGTAGGCGCAAAGGCGCGAAAAATCGATAGTTCAATTTACTAAAAAGGCTTAATTCATCCCGCATTTATGCAACGCCCATTTTTTTATGGATTATTTTCTGGTTCTGTATATTTGCAGAAAACGTTAATACCGATTTTGAGGATATACAAGACGACAATTGTGGCGATCGCGGCATCAATCGGAATACCATGAACAGCCGCTACAGTTACCAACGAACCAATAATACTATTAAGTAAAGCAGCACTACCAGGGTTTTTCGTATATTCTTTTATTTTGCCTTGTAGACCTTCATCGCCGCATATTTCCGCGCGAATTTCATTGAGGGTTAATTGTAAGAGAGATTTATTTTTACCAAAAGCTGTTTTACCAAATTGCTCTTGCCAAAGTTCATCAAAACTAGCTTCTAAATTACCTTTATTTTGTTGTATAGTCGTGAGTGCTTTTTGTGCCTGATCATCTTGAAGGATTTGTTGCAGTTCTTGAATTTCGGTAGAAGATAATTGAGTAGTCATATCATGCCTCATCGTCATGCTTTTCTAAAGATGCGATCGCTGTTCCTTGAGAATGATGATTTTTTTGGTTTCTCACATAAGAAACAGCATTGTCTAACTGCTTACTACCTAATGACAATACACCATATCCGCGCTGCCAACCAAAAATAATTGCATTATTTGATATATGATAATTTTGATTTAAAAAATGAGTGCTACTACCTTTAATATTTTTGACAAAATCAGCTATGGATAAACTAGGTGGTATTGAAGCTATTAAATGGATATGGTCTTCAATGCCGCCAATCGCATGAATAATACTATTAAGAAAATCAGCTTTCCCAATAATATAATTATAAAGTTCAGCTTCTTTATCATGCGTAATCAGAGGTTGGCGTTCTTTGGTTGCCCAAACAAGATGATAATAAAGCCGCCAAAAAGCCATGATATATTTTGCGGTATAAGAGATAATTTCTCGATTGTATTTTCTTTAAAGTAAATCTGCCAAGTCCGCCTAGGAATTAATTCCTAGGCTCACAGCAAAAGTCCGTTGAAACGGACTTTTAATTTATATAAATCAATTTTATTGACATCTTCATTAGTTGTCTTCAGACAACTTACGCTATGAGCCTGGGGTTTATAACCCTAGGCGGGTATAGTCGATAGTGTATTCTGTATTTGTTATGAGTAAATCTGCCAAGTCCGCCTAGGAATTAATTCCCAGGCTCACAGCAAAAGTCCGTTGAAACGGACTAATAATTTATATAAATCAATTTT encodes:
- the tnpA gene encoding IS200/IS605 family transposase gives rise to the protein MAFWRLYYHLVWATKERQPLITHDKEAELYNYIIGKADFLNSIIHAIGGIEDHIHLIASIPPSLSIADFVKNIKGSSTHFLNQNYHISNNAIIFGWQRGYGVLSLGSKQLDNAVSYVRNQKNHHSQGTAIASLEKHDDEA